A genome region from Dickeya chrysanthemi NCPPB 402 includes the following:
- the phnL gene encoding phosphonate C-P lyase system protein PhnL, whose amino-acid sequence MTTEGTSMTILRVDNLSKTFVLHNQHAARLPVLHQASLTVAAGECVVLHGHSGSGKSTLLRSLYANYQPDSGQVWVRHRHRWVDLATAPARQVLAVRRDTIGWVSQFLRVIPRIPTLEVVMQPLLERGEDRAVCEARAGELLTRLNVPQRLWALAPATFSGGEQQRVNIARGFIADYPLLLLDEPTASLDAANREAVVGLIEEARTRGAAIVGIFHDAEVRARVADRLHHMTPVTQELTS is encoded by the coding sequence ATGACAACCGAAGGCACATCTATGACCATTCTGCGGGTGGACAATCTGAGTAAAACCTTTGTTCTGCACAACCAGCACGCCGCCCGGTTACCGGTGTTGCATCAGGCCAGTCTGACGGTAGCGGCGGGCGAGTGTGTGGTGTTGCATGGCCATTCCGGCAGCGGCAAGTCGACGCTGCTGCGCTCGCTGTACGCCAATTATCAGCCGGATAGCGGCCAGGTATGGGTACGCCATCGTCATCGCTGGGTGGACCTGGCGACGGCTCCGGCCCGGCAGGTGCTGGCGGTACGGCGCGACACCATCGGCTGGGTCAGCCAGTTTCTGCGGGTGATCCCGCGTATTCCAACACTGGAGGTGGTGATGCAGCCGCTGCTGGAGCGCGGTGAAGACCGGGCGGTATGTGAAGCGCGGGCCGGCGAGCTGCTGACCCGGCTCAACGTCCCGCAGCGGTTATGGGCGCTGGCGCCCGCCACCTTCTCCGGCGGCGAGCAACAGCGGGTCAACATCGCTCGCGGATTTATCGCCGACTATCCGTTGCTGCTGCTGGACGAACCGACCGCCTCGCTGGATGCCGCCAACCGCGAGGCGGTGGTCGGGCTGATAGAAGAAGCGCGTACCCGTGGCGCGGCGATAGTCGGTATTTTCCATGATGCCGAGGTACGCGCCCGCGTGGCCGACCGGCTGCATCACATGACACCCGTTACTCAGGAGCTCACGTCATGA
- the phnK gene encoding phosphonate C-P lyase system protein PhnK, translating into MNHIDQSGVDQSIVPGTPTGGDDETPLLQVRNLTHLYAPGKGFSKVSFDLYPGEVLGIVGESGSGKTTLLRAISARLTPQAGQIDYQGRSLYAMSESDRRRLLRTEWGVVHQHPLDGLRPRVSAGGNIGERLMAVGGRHYGDIRRQAGQWLQDVEIPLSRLDDLPTTFSGGMQQRLQIARNLVTHPKLVFMDEPTGGLDVSVQARLLDLLRTLVRDLGLAVVIVTHDLGVARLLAHRLLVMREGRVVESGLTDRVLDDPHHPYTQLLVSSVLG; encoded by the coding sequence ATGAATCACATTGATCAGAGCGGCGTGGATCAGAGCATCGTGCCGGGTACCCCCACCGGCGGTGACGATGAAACACCGCTATTGCAGGTGCGCAATCTGACCCACCTGTACGCCCCCGGTAAAGGGTTTAGCAAGGTGTCGTTCGATCTCTATCCCGGCGAAGTGCTGGGCATTGTCGGCGAATCCGGCTCCGGTAAAACCACGCTGTTACGGGCGATTTCCGCCCGGCTGACGCCACAGGCCGGGCAGATTGATTATCAGGGCCGTTCGCTATACGCCATGAGCGAAAGCGACCGCCGCCGCCTGTTGCGCACCGAATGGGGCGTGGTACACCAGCACCCGCTGGACGGGTTACGGCCCCGCGTGTCAGCGGGCGGTAACATCGGCGAACGGCTGATGGCGGTCGGTGGGCGTCACTACGGCGATATTCGCCGTCAGGCCGGGCAGTGGCTACAGGACGTGGAGATCCCGCTGTCGCGGCTTGACGACCTGCCGACCACCTTTTCCGGCGGGATGCAGCAGCGGTTGCAGATCGCCCGCAATCTGGTCACCCATCCGAAGCTGGTGTTTATGGATGAACCGACCGGCGGGTTGGATGTGTCGGTACAGGCGCGGCTGCTGGACCTGCTGCGCACGCTGGTGCGCGACCTCGGTCTGGCGGTGGTGATCGTGACCCATGACCTCGGCGTGGCGCGCTTGCTGGCGCACCGGCTGCTGGTGATGCGCGAAGGCCGGGTGGTGGAAAGCGGCCTGACCGACCGGGTATTGGATGATCCCCATCATCCTTATACCCAGTTGCTGGTGTCGTCGGTGTTGGGATAA
- a CDS encoding alpha-D-ribose 1-methylphosphonate 5-phosphate C-P-lyase PhnJ codes for MNTLSGYNPGYLDEQSKRTIRRAILKAVAIPGYQVPFGGREMPMPYGWGTGGIQLTASLIGDDDVLKVIDQGADDTTNAVSIRRFFQRISGAATTERTVEATLIQTRHRIPETPLREDQILIYQVPIPEPLRFIEPRETETRKMHALEEYGIMQVKLYEDIARFGHIATTYAYPVKVNGRYIMDPSPIPKFDNPKMHQMPALQLFGAGREKRIYALPPYTKVESLDFDDHPFSVQRWDQPCALCGSHDSYLDEVVMDDQGTRLYVCSDTDYCRERQEAGHHESH; via the coding sequence ATGAACACGCTGAGCGGGTATAACCCCGGTTATCTGGACGAACAGAGTAAACGAACGATTCGGCGCGCCATCCTCAAAGCGGTGGCGATTCCCGGTTATCAGGTGCCGTTTGGCGGGAGGGAGATGCCGATGCCCTACGGCTGGGGCACCGGCGGCATCCAGCTCACCGCCAGCCTGATCGGCGATGACGATGTGCTGAAAGTCATCGATCAGGGGGCTGACGATACCACCAACGCGGTGTCGATCCGCCGCTTCTTCCAGCGGATCAGCGGGGCGGCGACCACCGAACGCACGGTGGAGGCGACGCTAATTCAAACCCGCCACCGCATCCCGGAAACGCCGCTGCGCGAAGATCAGATCCTGATTTATCAGGTGCCGATCCCCGAACCGCTGCGTTTTATCGAACCGCGTGAAACCGAAACGCGCAAAATGCACGCGCTGGAGGAGTACGGCATCATGCAGGTGAAGCTGTACGAAGACATCGCCCGCTTCGGCCATATCGCCACCACTTACGCGTATCCGGTGAAGGTGAACGGTCGCTACATCATGGACCCGTCGCCGATTCCGAAATTCGACAACCCGAAGATGCATCAGATGCCGGCGCTGCAACTGTTTGGCGCCGGGCGTGAAAAGCGGATTTATGCGTTGCCGCCTTACACCAAGGTGGAAAGCCTCGACTTTGACGACCACCCGTTCAGCGTCCAACGCTGGGATCAACCCTGTGCACTGTGCGGATCGCACGACAGTTATCTCGATGAAGTGGTGATGGACGATCAGGGCACCCGGCTGTACGTCTGTTCCGATACCGATTATTGCCGTGAACGTCAGGAGGCCGGGCACCATGAATCACATTGA